A genomic region of Elephas maximus indicus isolate mEleMax1 chromosome 10, mEleMax1 primary haplotype, whole genome shotgun sequence contains the following coding sequences:
- the SIX6 gene encoding homeobox protein SIX6, with protein MFQLPILNFSPQQVAGVCETLEESGDVERLGRFLWSLPVAPAACEALNKNESVLRARAIVAFHGGNYRELYHILENHKFTKESHAKLQALWLEAHYQEAEKLRGRPLGPVDKYRVRKKFPLPRTIWDGEQKTHCFKERTRHLLREWYLQDPYPNPSKKRELAQATGLTPTQVGNWFKNRRQRDRAAAAKNRLQQQVLSQGSGRALRAEDEGTPEMLGAAVSPAASLSSKAATSAISITSSDSECDI; from the exons ATGTTCCAGCTGCCCATCTTGAATTTCAGCCCCCAGCAAGTAGCCGGGGTATGCGAAACCCTGGAGGAGAGCGGCGACGTGGAGCGCCTGGGTCGCTTCCTCTGGTCGCTGCCGGTGGCCCCCGCGGCCTGCGAGGCCCTCAATAAGAATGAGTCGGTGCTGCGCGCTCGGGCCATCGTGGCCTTTCACGGTGGCAACTACCGTGAGCTCTACCACATCCTGGAGAATCATAAGTTCACCAAGGAGTCGCACGCCAAGCTTCAGGCGCTGTGGCTTGAAGCGCACTACCAGGAGGCTGAGAAGCTGCGAGGACGGCCCCTGGGGCCGGTGGACAAGTACCGGGTGAGGAAGAAGTTTCCGCTGCCGCGCACCATTTGGGACGGTGAGCAGAAGACACACTGCTTCAAGGAGCGCACCCGACACCTGCTACGGGAGTGGTACCTGCAGGACCCGTATCCCAACCCCAGCAAAAAGCGTGAGCTCGCCCAGGCAACCGGACTGACCCCCACGCAAGTGGGCAACTGGTTCAAGAACCGCCGACAAAGGGACAGAGCGGCGGCAGCCAAGAACAG GCTCCAGCAGCAGGTGCTGTCTCAGGGCTCCGGGAGAGCTCTACGGGCCGAGGACGAGGGCACGCCTGAGATGCTGGGCGCCGCGGTCAGTCCAGCCGCTAGTCTGTCAAGCAAGGCGGCCACTTCGGCTATTTCCATCACGTCCAGCGACAGCGAATGCGACATCTGA